The Armatimonadota bacterium genome includes the window ATCGAAGTGAACGCGATCGAACGCGCCATCACACCGCGCACGCGCGCCCTGTTGCCAGTAGACCTGTTCGGACAGATGGCAGACCGACAGGCGCTATGGCGCATTGCACAGGAGCACGGTCTTTACCTGGTAAACGACTCGGCGCAGGCGATCGGCGCACAACAGAACGGTATACCGGTGGCGGCGGTGGGTCACGCCACCGCACTGAGCTTCTATCCCACCAAGAACCTGGGCGCGTTCGGCGACGGCGGCATCGTGTTGACAAACGACGAGCAAATAGCCCGGCGGGTGAGGCAATTGCGCGTGCATGGCGCCGAAGGTGGGGCGTACTTCTACAAAGTGCCCGGCTATTGCAGTCGCCTGGACGAGATACAGGCGGCGATACTGCGGGTGAAGCTGCGCTACCTGGAAGAGTGGAACGAGCGTCGTCGCCAAAACGCCCATCGGTATATGGAGCTGTTGCAGGGTACGCAGGCGGTGCTGCCCGTCACTGCGCCGGGCAATCTACACACCTACCATCAGTTCACCATCCGGTATCGGCAACGTGACGCGCTGCAGGCGTATCTAAAACAACACGGCATCGCTACCGCCGTATATTACCCGCTACCACTGCACCTGCAGGAGGCGTACCGGTGCCTGGGCTACAAGCGCGGCGACTTCCCCCACGCGGAGCGTGCCGCCGAGGAGGTACTTTCTCTGCCGGTGCATCCGGAACTGAGCATGGAGCAGATCGAGTATGTGGCTGCGATGGTGCGGCGTTTCGAG containing:
- a CDS encoding glutamine--scyllo-inositol aminotransferase, encoding MDNTIQVPIADLQAQYHALRPEIDAAIARVLESGRFILGENVRCVEEEVAACCGARFGIGVASGTDALELSLAALGIGPGDEVITTPFTFGATTEVIVRLGAKPVYVDIDPDTYNIEVNAIERAITPRTRALLPVDLFGQMADRQALWRIAQEHGLYLVNDSAQAIGAQQNGIPVAAVGHATALSFYPTKNLGAFGDGGIVLTNDEQIARRVRQLRVHGAEGGAYFYKVPGYCSRLDEIQAAILRVKLRYLEEWNERRRQNAHRYMELLQGTQAVLPVTAPGNLHTYHQFTIRYRQRDALQAYLKQHGIATAVYYPLPLHLQEAYRCLGYKRGDFPHAERAAEEVLSLPVHPELSMEQIEYVAAMVRRFEEEHTQ